One segment of Kogia breviceps isolate mKogBre1 chromosome 14, mKogBre1 haplotype 1, whole genome shotgun sequence DNA contains the following:
- the SSTR4 gene encoding LOW QUALITY PROTEIN: somatostatin receptor type 4 (The sequence of the model RefSeq protein was modified relative to this genomic sequence to represent the inferred CDS: inserted 4 bases in 3 codons; substituted 3 bases at 3 genomic stop codons): MRAPPTPPPGGEERLETAWPPGDQRQRHPGGDGGGGGGGDRVDIQCVSALVCVMVNALVIFVTLRSAKMKTATNIYLLNLAVAHELFMLSVPFVDSSAALRQWPFGPALCRAVLSVDGLNAFPSVFCLAVLSVDRYLPVVHPLRAATCRRAGVARLVRXTVWLSSSLVTLTIAAFADTRPARGGRPVACNLHWPHPAWSAVFVVCTFLLGFXLPVLAVSLCYVLTVGKMWVLALPAGRQXQKRSEKKITWLVLTLVAVFVLCWLPFYAVQLLNLSVTGLDATINHVSLILSYANSCANPILYGFLSDNXRRSFQQVLCLRCCLLDASGGADQEPLDYCATALNSRGGAGAAXPPLPXEPRQPEPSRKQVPLTRTTTF; encoded by the exons ATGCGCGCTCCCCCGACGCCACCTCCCGGGGGCGAGGAAAGACTCGAGACGGCCTGGCCCCCCGGCGACCAACGCCAGCGGCACCCCGGCGGCGacggaggaggcggcggcggcggggaccgGGTAGACATCCAGTGCGTCTCCGCGCTGGTGTGCGTGATGGTCAACGCCCTGGTCATCTTCGTGACCCTCCGCTCCGCCAAGATGAAGACGGCCACCAACATCTACCTACTGAACCTGGCTGTGGCCCACGAGCTCTTCATGCTGAGCGTGCCCTTCGTGGACTCGTCGGCCGCCCTGCGCCAATGGCCCTTTGGCCCGGCGCTGTGCCGCGCGGTGCTCAGCGTGGACGGCCTCAACGCATTCCCCAGCGTCTTCTGCCTGGCCGTGCTCAGCGTGGACCGCTACCTGCCTGTGGTGCACCCGCTGCGCGCTGCCACCTGCCGCCGGGCCGGCGTGGCCAGGCTGGTCAG GACTGTGTGGCTGTCGTCCTCGCTGGTCACCCTGACCATTGCCGCCTTCGCCGACACCAGGCCGGCTCGCGGCGGCAGGCCCGTGGCCTGCAACCTGCACTGGCCGCACCCAGCGTGGTCGGCGGTCTTCGTGGTCTGCACTTTCCTGCTGGGCT TGCTGCCCGTCCTGGCCGTCAGCCTGTGCTACGTGCTCACCGTGGGCAAGATGTGGGTGCTGGCGCTGCCGGCCGGCCGGCAGTAGCAAAAGCGCTCCGAGAAGAAGATCACGTGGCTGGTGCTGACGCTGGTGGCCGTCTTCGTGCTCTGCTGGCTGCCTTTCTACGCAGTGCAGCTGCTGAACCTCTCTGTGACGGGCCTGGATGCCACCATCAACCACGTGTCCCTCATCCTCAGCTACGCCAACAGCTGCGCCAACCCCATCCTCTACGGCTTCCTCTCTGACAACTAACGTCGGTCCTTCCAGCAGGTCCTCTGCCTGCGCTGCTGTCTCCTGGATGCCTCTGGCGGTGCAGACCAGGAGCCACTGGACTACTGTGCCACCGCCCTCAACAGCAGAGGGGGCGCAGGAGCCGCATGACCCCCACTCC AGGAGCCCAGGCAACCAGAACCCAGCCGCAAGCAGGTCCCCCTCACCAGGACCACCACCTTCTGA
- the THBD gene encoding thrombomodulin, which yields MLRVLLLGVLAPAGLGLPAPPEPQPIGSQCVEHDCFALFRGPATFLAASRVCEQLRGHLMTVRSSVAADVISLLLSGDGGDGPQLWIGLQLPPGCGDPGHREPLRGFQWVTGDNRTSYSRWARPHDDGTPLCGPLCVAVSAAGAPAPGEPAWEELPCGAEADGFLCEFNFAASCRPLVVEPGAAGVSVTYSTPFGARGADFQALPLGSSASVMPLGVKLECAVPPAEAEARWGREAPGAWACSVEGGGCEHACNGSAGASSCLCPADAALQADGRSCAVPAEHPCHQLCEHFCVPGFPDAPTNYTCMCATGYRLAADQHRCEDVDDCTQVPSPCPQSCVNTQGGFQCHCFPGFDLVDGECVEPVDPCFGTNCEYQCQPVGGAGYRCICAEGFAPIPHAPHRCQMFCNQTSCPADCDPNNLAICRCPEGYILDEGSVCTDINECDNGYCLGKCHNLPGTYECICGPDTAVLGQAGTDCDPIKVSEEEDGGSGALPGSPTPGSTPRPSPPPAGPLHSGVLVGISIASLSLVVALLALLCHLRKKQGTSRAELEYKCGVPAKEVVLQHVKTERTPQKL from the coding sequence ATGCTCCGCGTCCTGCTCCTCGGCGTGTTGGCCCCCGCCGGCCTGGGGCTCCCGGCGCCCCCGGAGCCTCAGCCCATCGGCAGCCAGTGCGTCGAGCACGACTGCTTCGCGCTCTTCCGGGGCCCCGCGACTTTCCTCGCTGCCAGCCGGGTCTGCGAGCAGCTGCGGGGACACCTGATGACCGTGCGCTCCTCGGTGGCAGCGGATGTCATCTCCTTGCTACTGAGTGGCGACGGCGGCGATGGCCCGCAGCTCTGGATCGGCCTGCAGCTCCCGCCCGGCTGCGGCGACCCGGGGCACCGCGAGCCCCTGCGCGGCTTCCAGTGGGTTACGGGCGACAACCGCACCAGCTACAGCAGGTGGGCGCGGCCTCACGACGACGGGACGCCCCTCTGCGGTCCGCTGTGCGTCGCCGTCTCGGCGGCCGGGGCTCCGGCACCGGGAGAGCCGGCCTGGGAGGAGCTGCCGTGCGGCGCGGAAGCCGACGGCTTCCTCTGCGAATTCAACTTCGCCGCCTCCTGCCGGCCGCTGGTTGTGGAGCCCGGCGCCGCCGGCGTCTCCGTCACCTACAGCACCCCGTTCGGGGCCCGCGGCGCGGACTTCCAGGCGCTGCCGCTGGGCAGCTCGGCCTCCGTGATGCCCCTCGGGGTGAAGCTGGAGTGCGCGGTGCCGCCCGCTGAGGCCGAGGCGCGCTGGGGCCGGGAGGCACCGGGCGCCTGGGCCTGCAGCGTGGAGGGCGGCGGCTGCGAGCACGCGTGCAACGGGAGCGCCGGGGCGTCGAGCTGCCTCTGCCCCGCCGACGCCGCCCTGCAGGCGGACGGGCGCTCCTGTGCGGTGCCGGCCGAGCACCCGTGCCACCAACTCTGCGAGCACTTCTGCGTCCCGGGCTTCCCCGACGCGCCCACCAACTACACGTGCATGTGCGCGACGGGCTACCGGCTGGCTGCGGACCAGCACCGGTGTGAGGACGTGGATGACTGCACGCAGGTGCCCAGTCCGTGCCCGCAGAGTTGTGTCAACACGCAGGGCGGCTTCCAGTGTCACTGCTTCCCCGGCTTCGACCTGGTGGACGGCGAGTGCGTGGAGCCTGTGGACCCGTGCTTCGGCACTAACTGCGAGTACCAGTGCCAGCCCGTGGGCGGAGCTGGGTACCGCTGCATCTGCGCCGAGGGCTTCGCGCCCATCCCCCACGCCCCGCACAGGTGCCAGATGTTCTGCAACCAGACTTCGTGCCCGGCCGACTGCGACCCCAACAACCTGGCGATCTGCCGGTGCCCCGAGGGCTACATCCTGGACGAGGGCTCCGTGTGCACGGACATCAACGAGTGCGACAACGGCTATTGCCTTGGCAAGTGCCACAACCTCCCCGGCACCTACGAGTGCATCTGCGGGCCCGACACGGCCGTCTTGGGCCAGGCTGGCACCGACTGTGACCCCATCAAGGTGAGCGAGGAGGAGGACGGCGGCTCTGGGGCGCTCCCGGGCAGCCCGACTCCCGGCTCCACCCCTCGCCCCTCGCCCCCGCCCGCGGGGCCTCTGCATTCGGGCGTGCTCGTCGGCATCTCCATCGCGAGCCTGTCTCTGGTCGTGGCGCTTTTGGCGCTCCTCTGCCACCTGCGCAAGAAGCAAGGCACCTCGCGGGCGGAGCTGGAGTACAAGTGCGGGGTCCCCGCCAAGGAGGTGGTACTGCAGCACGTGAAGACCGAGCGGACGCCTCAGAAACTCTGA